The nucleotide window TTTTACATGGATATCCGCGCCAACGGAAAGATCTACGATGAGTTCACCCGGCGCGCCATGGAAGAATACGGCACGGAATACATCCGCGGTCGTGTGTCCAAGATCTATCCCGATGGCGAGGGGCACCTCGTGGTCAAGGGCGTGGATACCCTGCTGGGCGAAGCCGTGGAAATCAATGCCGACCTGGTGGTGCTGGCCGTGGGCGTGGAAGCCGCCAAGGGTTCGCCCGCGCTGGCCGAAAAGCTGCGCATTTCCTACGACAACTTCGGCTTCTTCCTGGAAAGCCACGTCAAGCTGAAGCCCGTGGAAACCAATACCGCCGGCGTCTATCTGGCCGGCGTGTGTCAGGGCGTCAAGGACATCCCGGCCTCCGTGGCCCAGGGGTCCGCTGCCGCCGCCAAGGTGCTTGCCCTCTTCTCCAAGGACAAGCTGGAAAATGACCCGCAGATTGCCAGCGTGGACATGAAGCGCTGCGTGGACTGCGGCAAGTGCATCCGCTGCTGCCCCTTCGGCGCCATCAAGGAAGTGGAATTCCGCGGCAAGATGTACGCCCAGGTCATCGAAACCGTCTGCCAGGGCTGCGGCCTCTGCACGGCCACCTGCCCGCAGGGCGCCATCCAGCTCTCCCACGCCACCGACAACCAGATTCTTGCGGAGGTTAACACGCTATGCCAGTGCTGAACGGCAAAGAACTGCGAATTGTGGGTTTTCTCTGCAACTGGTGTTCCTACGGCGGTGCCGACACCGCCGGGACGGCCCGTGCAGGACAGCCCACCGACCTGCGTATCATCCGTGTGCCCTGTTCGGGGCGCATTGATCCGCTCTTCATCGTCAAGGCGCTGCTCAACGGGGCTGACGGCGTGCTGGTTTCCGGCTGTCACCCCCGTGACTGCCACTACTCTGCGGGCAATTTCTATGCCCGCCGCCGGCTGGAAGTGCTCAAGCAGTTCCTGCCCGTGCTGGGTATTGACGACCGTCGCTTCGAGTATACCTGGGTGTCCGCCTCGGAAGGCCAGCGCTGGCAGCATGTGGTGCAGACCTTCACCAGCCGCATCCATGAGCTTGGCCCCGCGCCCCGCTTCGAGCAGACGGACAAGCTGCTCAAGGTGGTGGACATGGCCCTGACCTCCCTGCGTCCCCTGGGCACCGGCCAGAAAAACAAGCTGGACGAACTCAAGGCCGCCATCAAGGCCAAGCTGCCGGAGCTGGACCTGGTCATCGGCTGGCAGCAGGGCTATGACGCTGCCCGCACGGTGCCGCTCTTCATGCGCACGCCCGAAGACGTGGACAAGCTGGTGTGGGGTCCCTTCAATGTCAACAATCCCGCCGTCTACCTGCCCCAGTACAAAGGCAAGAAGGTGGGCATTGTGGTCAAGGGCTGCGACGCCAAGTCCATCGTGGAACTGGTGCAGGAAAACCTCATCAACCGCGAGGACGTGACCATCTTCGCCATGCCCTGCGAAGGCACGCTGGATATGGCCCGCGTCAATCAGGAGCTGGGTCGTTATACCACCATCGACAGCGTGGTCTATGACGAGGCCGGCGTGACCATCACCGCTGACGGCAAGGAACACCGCTTCTGCATGACCGACTACGCCCAGGGCAAATGCTATGGCTGCACCATGCCCACGGCCGTCATGTCCGATACCCTCATCGGTACGCCCACGGAAGTGCAGCCCGGTCCCTTCACCCCGCCGGAACTGGCCCTGCTGGACTCCATGAGCCTCAGCGAGCGCATGGCCTTCTGGCATGCCCAGATGGAGCGCTGCATCCGCTGCTATGCCTGCCGCAACGCCTGCCCCATGTGCGTCTGCCGCGACTACTGCATTGCCGAAAGCCGCGAACCCCACTGGATGTCGCAGGAAGACAGCGTCCGTGAAAAGCTGTACTTCCAGACCATCCATGCCATGCACCTGGCCGGGCGCTGCACCGGCTGCGGCGAATGCCAGCGGGCCTGCCCCGTGGGCATCCCCATTCTGGCCCTGCGCCAGCAGATCGGCCGCGCTGTGGGGCAGCTCTTTGACGGCTACAAGCCCGGCGTGAATCCCGAGGCCGTGCCCCCGCTGCTGGGGTACGAAGTGGAAGAAAAGAACATCCATGAGAGGGAGTGGAAATGAGCATCACCCGTTTTGTAAAGCCTGAGGGCCTCCCGGCGTTTCTGGCTCACCTCTCCAAGGACGCCCGCGTGCTTGCTCCGGTGGTGAAGCCTGCCGACAAGAAGTCCGTGGTGTTTGAACCGTGGGAGGAAGGCAAGGAATTCACGCTGGAAAAGGCCACCGTCCCGGCC belongs to uncultured Desulfovibrio sp. and includes:
- a CDS encoding 4Fe-4S dicluster-binding protein, translating into DRSIGRPYCSGFCCMYTAKQAILTKDHIPDSKSFVFYMDIRANGKIYDEFTRRAMEEYGTEYIRGRVSKIYPDGEGHLVVKGVDTLLGEAVEINADLVVLAVGVEAAKGSPALAEKLRISYDNFGFFLESHVKLKPVETNTAGVYLAGVCQGVKDIPASVAQGSAAAAKVLALFSKDKLENDPQIASVDMKRCVDCGKCIRCCPFGAIKEVEFRGKMYAQVIETVCQGCGLCTATCPQGAIQLSHATDNQILAEVNTLCQC
- a CDS encoding hydrogenase iron-sulfur subunit; amino-acid sequence: MPVLNGKELRIVGFLCNWCSYGGADTAGTARAGQPTDLRIIRVPCSGRIDPLFIVKALLNGADGVLVSGCHPRDCHYSAGNFYARRRLEVLKQFLPVLGIDDRRFEYTWVSASEGQRWQHVVQTFTSRIHELGPAPRFEQTDKLLKVVDMALTSLRPLGTGQKNKLDELKAAIKAKLPELDLVIGWQQGYDAARTVPLFMRTPEDVDKLVWGPFNVNNPAVYLPQYKGKKVGIVVKGCDAKSIVELVQENLINREDVTIFAMPCEGTLDMARVNQELGRYTTIDSVVYDEAGVTITADGKEHRFCMTDYAQGKCYGCTMPTAVMSDTLIGTPTEVQPGPFTPPELALLDSMSLSERMAFWHAQMERCIRCYACRNACPMCVCRDYCIAESREPHWMSQEDSVREKLYFQTIHAMHLAGRCTGCGECQRACPVGIPILALRQQIGRAVGQLFDGYKPGVNPEAVPPLLGYEVEEKNIHEREWK